The Lancefieldella sp. Marseille-Q7238 genomic interval GACCGGCGGCTCGCGGAGAGGCCGCGCGGACCATCTCAACACCCTGGCTCACCGCGGCTCGCGGCGGCGTACGCAAGTAGAGAATCTCAAAGGTGGCAAGACGTAGTGCATCGCGCACCTTTGGTTCCAGATGAGTCGTTGTGGAAAGGTGCGAGGCAACAGCACGGTCAAGTTCACCAACGGTCGCAACGCTTCCCAAAAGCAAGCGCGTTGCAAGCGCGCGGTCCTTCTCGCCAAGCGAGTCCATCCGCCGCGCGTCACGTAAAAAATCACGCATACGCAGGCCTTTGCGCCGGCATGTAGAGGCAAGCTCAAGAGCCGCGCAGCGGGCGGGCGAAAGTCTTGTCATGCTACAGGCGCTCCCACGTCAGAGATTCATTATGAATTCCCGCCGCAAAGGCCGAAGCACTCATGGCTCTTTTGCCATCAGGACGAAGCTCGCGCACCTCAAGCGCCCCCTTTGAACAGCCCAGATAGAGATGACCTTTGCAGATTTCAATGGCGCCCGGAGCAACAGATACCTCTGAGGCTTTCTCGGCGAGAAGCACGCGCACTCCGCGACCGGCAATACACGCCCGAGCAGGCGCGGCATCAGAAGATGCCTGCACGCGCAAGACGTTAGCGCAAGCGTCATCAGCGGGGTTAAGCCTCATTTCCTGCTTGGTTACTTTTGCCGCAACCGTGGCCAGCGCTGAACTCTGTTCGTGCCAGCAAACACTTCCCACTGCAATCTCTCTAAGCGCGCAGGAAAGCTCACGCGCACCAAGGTGTGCAAGCTCAGTGGTCAGCTCGATAGCTGTCTTATGGCCAATCTCGCAGGAGCTTTGTCGACACCAGGCACCTGCGTCCAACTCATGCGCAATACGCATGATGGACACACCCGTAACGCTATCCCCCGCGAGAATGGCACGCTGAATGGGAGCGGCGCCTCGCCAGCGAGGCAAAAGCGACGCGTGAACATTGATGCCGCCAAACGGAATACTCTCAAGAAGCGCGTCTGGGATAATGCAGCCATATGCCACAACAACAAGCACATCAGGCGCGAGATCTTGAATCTGCTCGACAATCTCAGGAGTGATGCGTCCTGCCTCTGAAACGGAGAGACCCAGCGCATACGCCGCTCTTTTAACGGGAGACGGCTTCAGCGTCTTGCCGCGACCGCGCACGGCATCGGGTCTCGTAAAAACTTTTACGATTTCATGGTCTTCAGCAAGCTTCTGAAGTGATGGGACCGCGAACTCAGGCGTTCCCATAAAGACAATACGCACGTCTACTCCTCATCAAACGTGGTGTCGCCGGGTTTTGCACCCGCGGCAAGCGCTTCCTGATAGTGCCGCAGCACTTCTATACGCGCTCCCGGACCAAGATGGTCCGGCATCGTAATGCCATTGACATGGTCAATTTCATGCTGGAGACAGACGGCGAAGAGGTCCCCTTCGGCCTCATACTGCATCAGGTCACCGTCAAGGTTGAGAGCCTGTACGATGACGTGGGAAGGACGCATCACAGGAACTGTAATTCCGGGAAACGAAAGACAACCCTCCCGGTAAGTTCTAGGTTCACCATCAGCAGCGACCACGACAGGATTGATTAAAACGAACGGATTTTCTTGACCATCGGGATAGTCAACGTCGATGACCACCATGCGCTTCATAATGCCTATCTGCGGCGCGGCAAGTCCGACGCCGTCAGTGGCATACATATCTCGCAACATATTGGCGGCAATGGTCTTAATCTCATCGTCAATTACGGTAATCTCTTCACATGACTGGGAGAGCCGCTCATCAGGCCACAGCACTATTTCATCGGGCATCTCGGGTGTTTCAGGCATTTTCATTCCTATCCTTTCAGCAGGCTTTCCGCATCATTTTTTTGCAGCGCAGAGCCTACAGCAAATCATACGCGTCAACGTCTATTGTCATGCTCATACCCATTCGCTTGGTAAGTTTTGCAGCGCACGCTGACACGACGCTTCCTACATTTTCAAAAACAGGTGACTTTACCAGTACATGTCGGCGAAATTTGTCTTTTACCCGCGCCTTCACGCAATCGGCAGGTCCTAAAATCTCCCAGCCCGGGCGCGCACCTGCAACTGATGTGAGAATATCCGCCATCTCTTGAGAAGCGGCGCGCACCTCACGCTCAGACGTTCCCCAGAAAATAATGTTTGTCAGACGCACATACGGCGGATAGAAGGCCTCTTTTCGCTCCGCCGCCTCTGAAGCGAGAAATTCGGCGCGCCTGCGTGTCTTGACTGATGCGATAGCCGGATGTGTTGCCCAATATGTCTGCACGATAACCTTGCCCGGCGTGTCTCCCCTACCAGCGCGTCCAGCAACTTGCTCAAGCAGGTCATAGGTACGCTCGGCAGCCCGAAAATCGGGAAGCTTTAACATAGTATCCGCATTGATAACGCCCACCAGCGTCACCTCAGGAAAGTCAAGTCCCTTGGCAATCATCTGTGTTCCCACTAAAACGGCACATTCGGCCGCGTCAAATTGCTCCAGGAGCTTTTGGTGTGCTCCCTTTTTTGCCGTTGTATCAGCATCCATACGAATGATTTCCATCCGATCTGGCAATAGCATGCGAAGCTCATCCTCAACGCGCTGCGTCCCGATGCCAAACGCCGCCATGTAACGGCTCCCACAATGGGGACAGGCGGCAGCAGGATTTGGATAAGCCAGAACGGACCAACGCCGCCCGCAGGTATGACAGACCAGCTCACGAGTCCGTTCATGATACGTCAACGAAGTTGAGCAGTGCGGACATTCCGGAACGCAGCCACACTCGCGGCACATCAGAAAGTTCGCAAATCCGCGGCGGTTCAGCAGCAAAACGGCTTTCTGTCCACGCCGCGCCGTTTCTTCCAGAGCCGTGGCAAGTGGAGCGGAAAATATCGAACGGCTTCCGCCTTTGAATTGTGCGGTCATGTCCACAATTTCTACATCCGGCAGTACCGCGTTTCCCGGACGTTCCGGCATAGTAACGCGCGTCCACGAAACACCGTCTCGTTTGCCCTGACTACAGCAAGCAAGACTCTCCAAAGAAGGCGTTGCCGAACCAAGTACCAACGCGGCGCCGCGCTCACGAACCATATATGCCGCAACCTCCCGCGCATGGTAGCGCGGCAGGGAGTCTTGCTTGTATGACGCCTCATGCTCCTCGTCAATAATAATGAGCCCCGGATTTTTGAGTGGCGCAAAGAGCGCGGAGCGTGCTCCCACCACCACGTTAGCCTTGCCCTGCCGGACCATATCCCACTGATCAAAGCGTTCACCGGCAGAAAGACGGGAATGCAGCACAGCCACCTGATCTCCAAAGCGGGAGCGGAAACGACCAACGGTCTGCGCCGTCAGGGATATCTCGGGCACAAGTACGATAGCGCCTTTCCCATCTGCACGTACCGCTTCTATAGCGGACAGATATACCTCTGTTTTTCCTGAACCCGTCACACCGTCAACCAGTACTACATCACCGTTTTTCGTCTTGCAGGCAGAAGCGATGGCGGAAAGCGCCTGTTTTTGTCCTCGTGTCAGCTGATCCGGTCTGCACGCTATTGCGCTTGAAAGCGTAGTAGTTTTTGCGCCGCGAATCTGACGCCTCATCTCAACGCAGACGACTCCACGCTTCTCAAGCGCTTTCACCGCCGCCCGTGCTCCCGGAATGAGAGCGGAAAGCTCGGACAGACGCTGTGGGGCGCCCTGCAAAGCCTCAAGAACAAGCCGCTGCTTAGAGGCGTTTTTTGCAGGTGTAAACTCCCGAGCCTGTGACGTCAGCGATACCCACCGCTCATCCACAGGACCCGACGTTTCGCTTACCAATTCCCATGCCGTTCCATCAGCTGTACGACGCACCTTGACGTTTTGTCCCGGCGCCAAAAATGGCTTTACGGCATCCGTCAGCGAACACGCGTATTCTAACGCCATCCACGCGGCCGTCCGAGCCGAAGTCTCATCAAAGGCAGAATCGGCAAGCACATATTTCACAGGAAGTATCTTTGCGGGATCGATGGACGATGATGGCGTCTCCGACACAGACATCACATATCCCACAACGTCACGATGAGAAAACGGTACATAGACCGTTGTCCCCACAACGACGCTGTCAGACAGCTCTGAAGGAATAGCGTAGTCATACGTACCCGACAGGGCGCGCGTTGGAATATCAAGAGTTACCTGCGCATACTTCACGCGCGTCTCCTTCCTGCACTGCAAGCGTTGGCGGCGTCTGCTGGTCAAACGCATAACGGGCTACAAACGGCTGCGACTCATCCAAGGCGTCCTGTACTTCCACGCACACAAAGGCGCATTCTACTTTTGTGTACCCATGCTGCATGAGCACATACGCATAAACGTTTGCCTGCATCCTATGAGCCGCTATGATTTCTGCAAGACTGAGGCTCTTGTCGCCCGTTTTATAATCAACGACAAGCGCATGCGTGCTTTTTGGGTCTGTGGCGAGAAGATCGATGGCTCCTCTCAGATATCGTTTGTCGCCATAAGGCCTCTCAAGACAAAAAGGAACTTCGGAGCGTACCAGCGTATGGCTGAGCGTCTCCGCTCGTATAGCGGAATTGTTCCAGCGCTCAAGCGTCGTCTTCAAACGCTCACGAGCCAATTTTCCCAACTGATGACGCCTAGCGAAATTCTCGATAATCTGTTGCTGCGGATAGGAGCCCGTTTCAACCATATACTGAGCAAGTTCATGAAAGGCTGATCCGAAAGCAGTAGCTGACATGGTTTCTTCTTCGTCGCTACGCTGTCCATGCAATGATTCCCCTTGATTGGTGTCCATCAACTGACGATGCAGTGAGGAGTAACTGTAGAATTTTTCG includes:
- the fmt gene encoding methionyl-tRNA formyltransferase, whose translation is MRIVFMGTPEFAVPSLQKLAEDHEIVKVFTRPDAVRGRGKTLKPSPVKRAAYALGLSVSEAGRITPEIVEQIQDLAPDVLVVVAYGCIIPDALLESIPFGGINVHASLLPRWRGAAPIQRAILAGDSVTGVSIMRIAHELDAGAWCRQSSCEIGHKTAIELTTELAHLGARELSCALREIAVGSVCWHEQSSALATVAAKVTKQEMRLNPADDACANVLRVQASSDAAPARACIAGRGVRVLLAEKASEVSVAPGAIEICKGHLYLGCSKGALEVRELRPDGKRAMSASAFAAGIHNESLTWERL
- the priA gene encoding primosomal protein N', producing the protein MKYAQVTLDIPTRALSGTYDYAIPSELSDSVVVGTTVYVPFSHRDVVGYVMSVSETPSSSIDPAKILPVKYVLADSAFDETSARTAAWMALEYACSLTDAVKPFLAPGQNVKVRRTADGTAWELVSETSGPVDERWVSLTSQAREFTPAKNASKQRLVLEALQGAPQRLSELSALIPGARAAVKALEKRGVVCVEMRRQIRGAKTTTLSSAIACRPDQLTRGQKQALSAIASACKTKNGDVVLVDGVTGSGKTEVYLSAIEAVRADGKGAIVLVPEISLTAQTVGRFRSRFGDQVAVLHSRLSAGERFDQWDMVRQGKANVVVGARSALFAPLKNPGLIIIDEEHEASYKQDSLPRYHAREVAAYMVRERGAALVLGSATPSLESLACCSQGKRDGVSWTRVTMPERPGNAVLPDVEIVDMTAQFKGGSRSIFSAPLATALEETARRGQKAVLLLNRRGFANFLMCRECGCVPECPHCSTSLTYHERTRELVCHTCGRRWSVLAYPNPAAACPHCGSRYMAAFGIGTQRVEDELRMLLPDRMEIIRMDADTTAKKGAHQKLLEQFDAAECAVLVGTQMIAKGLDFPEVTLVGVINADTMLKLPDFRAAERTYDLLEQVAGRAGRGDTPGKVIVQTYWATHPAIASVKTRRRAEFLASEAAERKEAFYPPYVRLTNIIFWGTSEREVRAASQEMADILTSVAGARPGWEILGPADCVKARVKDKFRRHVLVKSPVFENVGSVVSACAAKLTKRMGMSMTIDVDAYDLL
- the def gene encoding peptide deformylase; amino-acid sequence: MPETPEMPDEIVLWPDERLSQSCEEITVIDDEIKTIAANMLRDMYATDGVGLAAPQIGIMKRMVVIDVDYPDGQENPFVLINPVVVAADGEPRTYREGCLSFPGITVPVMRPSHVIVQALNLDGDLMQYEAEGDLFAVCLQHEIDHVNGITMPDHLGPGARIEVLRHYQEALAAGAKPGDTTFDEE